A DNA window from Hevea brasiliensis isolate MT/VB/25A 57/8 chromosome 2, ASM3005281v1, whole genome shotgun sequence contains the following coding sequences:
- the LOC110669927 gene encoding heat stress transcription factor B-4 — MALMLDNCEGILLSLDSHKSVPAPFLTKTYQLVDDPTTDHIVSWGEDDTTFVVWRPPEFARDLLPNYFKHNNFSSFVRQLNTYGFRKIVPDRWEFANEFFKKGEKQLLCEIHRRKTAQPQVAINHHHHHHPHSPLGVNGPSFFPFSSRVSISPSDSDEQANNWCDSPPLSSPRGVANASVINGGGYNSSVTALSEDNERLRRSNNMLVSELAHMRKLYNDIIYFVQNHVKPVTPSNSYPSSLLLCAPTSTANPFASNGSLVQKPLNQLFGYYPPTNAKQIPQVQVLNSPSNTSQSSLTILEDSNSNGCNTKLFGVPLQSKKRMHPEYASNTGNMEASKARLVLQKDDLGLNLMPPSTC; from the exons ATGGCGCTTATGCTAGACAACTGTGAAGGCATTTTGCTGTCACTAGACTCCCACAAATCGGTCCCAGCTCCATTCCTTACAAAAACTTACCAATTGGTTGATGATCCCACCACTGACCACATAGTTTCTTGGGGTGAAGATGATACAACTTTCGTTGTTTGGAGACCGCCTGAGTTCGCCCGAGATCTCCTCCCTAACTATTTTAAGCATAATAACTTCTCTAGCTTTGTCAGGCAACTCAACACCTAT GGTTTTAGGAAGATTGTACCTGACAGATGGGAGTTCGCAAATGAGTTTTTCAAGAAAGGAGAGAAGCAATTGCTCTGTGAAATTCATAGAAGAAAAACAGCTCAGCCACAAGTAGCTattaatcatcatcatcatcaccacCCACATTCTCCGCTTGGTGTTAACGGACCCAGTTTCTTTCCATTTTCAAGCCGAGTTAGCATCTCGCCATCTGATTCGGACGAACAAGCCAACAATTGGTGTGACTCGCCGCCTCTCTCTTCGCCGAGAGGAGTGGCGAATGCTTCAGTTATTAATGGTGGCGGATATAACAGCTCGGTGACTGCCTTATCAGAGGATAATGAGAGACTAAGGAGAAGCAATAATATGCTTGTGTCTGAGCTTGCACACATGCGAAAACTTTACAATGATATTATCTACTTTGTTCAAAATCATGTCAAGCCTGTCACTCCTAGCAATTCCTACCCCTCTTCCCTGCTTCTTTGTGCTCCAACATCTACAGCTAATCCTTTTGCTTCTAACGGTTCTCTGGTACAAAAGCCTTTAAACCAGCTTTTTGGATATTACCCTCCTACTAACGCTAAGCAAATTCCTCAAGTTCAAGTTTTAAACTCTCCAAGTAACACTTCACAGAGTTCTTTGACAATTCTTGAAGATTCCAACAGCAATGGCTGCAATACGAAGTTGTTTGGCGTGCCTTTACAATCCAAGAAAAGAATGCACCCGGAGTATGCTTCCAATACAGGAAACATGGAGGCTAGTAAAGCTCGTCTAGTGTTGCAAAAGGATGATTTAGGGTTGAATCTCATGCCCCCTTCAACATGTTAG